A single window of Flagellimonas maritima DNA harbors:
- the fahA gene encoding fumarylacetoacetase, with protein MIINIPENSDFSIHNIPFGIFSTVDRTPRAGIAIGDHILDLAAVAELDVFDFNTAVLEKDTLNDFIALGKSITKKVRVDIQHWLKDDDSVLAGKPELFVPQSKANMHMPVAIGDYTDFYSSIEHATNVGKMFRDPENALLPNWKHIPVGYHGRASSIVVSGESIHRPKGQVLPKDASSPVFQASARLDFELEMGFITGKSTEVGESIATNDAEDYIFGMVLLNDWSARDIQKWEYVPLGPFLAKNFASHISPWVVTLEAFEPFRVSGPQQEPKVLPYLEYEGQKNYDIQLKVGITPEGSDEKTVCHSNFKYMYWNMVQQLAHHTINGCNINVGDLYGSGTISGKDENSYGSMLELAWMGTKPIKMNDGTERKFINDGDTVTMRGYSEKDGVRVGFGEVSAKILPAK; from the coding sequence ATGATTATAAACATACCTGAAAATTCAGATTTTTCAATCCATAACATCCCCTTTGGAATTTTTTCAACCGTAGATAGAACCCCAAGAGCTGGAATAGCCATTGGTGACCACATTTTGGACTTGGCTGCTGTAGCTGAACTGGATGTATTTGATTTTAATACAGCAGTACTTGAAAAAGATACCCTTAACGATTTTATAGCGCTGGGAAAGTCTATTACCAAAAAAGTAAGGGTCGATATTCAGCACTGGTTAAAGGATGATGATTCCGTATTGGCAGGCAAGCCTGAGCTTTTTGTGCCACAGTCCAAAGCCAATATGCATATGCCCGTTGCAATAGGGGATTACACGGACTTTTACTCCAGCATTGAGCATGCTACCAATGTGGGCAAAATGTTCCGTGATCCAGAAAATGCTTTGCTACCGAACTGGAAGCACATTCCAGTTGGCTATCATGGACGCGCAAGTTCAATTGTAGTCAGTGGAGAATCTATTCACAGACCAAAAGGACAAGTATTGCCAAAAGACGCGTCTTCACCTGTTTTTCAAGCCTCTGCTCGATTGGATTTTGAATTGGAAATGGGTTTTATCACTGGAAAAAGCACAGAAGTGGGAGAGTCCATTGCTACAAATGATGCAGAGGATTACATTTTTGGCATGGTGCTATTGAACGATTGGTCGGCACGCGATATTCAAAAATGGGAGTACGTACCGTTGGGGCCATTTTTGGCGAAAAACTTTGCATCACATATTTCCCCTTGGGTAGTTACGCTGGAAGCCTTTGAGCCTTTTAGGGTGTCCGGACCACAACAAGAACCCAAGGTACTGCCCTATTTGGAATACGAAGGACAAAAAAATTATGACATCCAATTGAAAGTTGGGATAACTCCTGAAGGTAGTGACGAAAAAACGGTATGTCATTCCAATTTTAAATACATGTATTGGAATATGGTGCAACAATTGGCACATCATACCATAAATGGTTGCAATATCAATGTTGGTGACCTTTACGGTTCTGGAACAATTTCAGGCAAAGATGAAAACTCATACGGTTCTATGTTGGAACTTGCCTGGATGGGTACAAAACCTATTAAAATGAATGATGGGACAGAGCGAAAATTCATTAATGATGGAGATACCGTAACCATGCGGGGCTACTCAGAAAAAGATGGCGTTCGTGTTGGGTTTGGAGAAGTTTCAGCTAAAATTCTTCCAGCAAAATAA
- a CDS encoding DUF5916 domain-containing protein, which yields MKKLIIFFTPLLLSFFANAQDSTQIVKKKIYVTKRVEGTAPPEVDGLLNDMVWNSVEWGGDYIELQPDENTPPSEQTKFKIVYDSKNLYIGVRCYDADPNKIERRLSRRDGFEGDWVEFNIDSYHDKRTAFSFTVTAAGVKGDEFVSNNGNNWDSSWNPIWYTKTNIDEEGWTAEIRIPLSQLKFGDAEEQIWGLQSTRMFFREAERSLWQRKPIDQPGWVSEFGELHGLKKVEPQKQLEIQPYTVTSGETYEAEDGNPFRDGSESDITVGLDAKIGITNDLTVDLTVNPDFGQVEADPSAIALDGFQIFFREQRPFFVENKNIFDFNVSESEAGNTFGFDNVFYSRRIGRSPQGSPDTNDNEFVEQPDNTPIIGAAKFSGKTKNGLAIGVLESVTAKRYAVISQEDGTRRKEVVEPLTNYFVGRLQKDFNDRNSYIGGIFTATNRDDLTTELNFLHKSAYTGGIDFKHQWHNRDWYVEGNVIVSHVMGSEEAIKNTQESITHLFQRVDADHVAVDSTRTSLSGSGGNVQIGKIGNGHWRFESGGTWRSPELELNDIGFQRQSDDIRHYTWIGYQTLKPDSTFRRVGINYNHWSTWDFNGNHNSLRFNTNSWQNWANNWFSNVGFNYAPFQYSNFALRGGPRLRLSPEISFWNRVSTDERKKLSFSVFHRGERAIDNSFKSYFVEAGFAYQPINALRISAFPSLSTNRDKLQFIDNLAEENGSPRYLNGEIEQRTLSMSFRLNYTINPNLTIQYWGQPFISRGRYSNFKHVTAATAERFEDRFIQYEGNQVSLADDTYSIDENMDGVEDFSFDDPDFSFVQFRSNLVVRWEYIPGSEIFLVWSQDVSRDGNPSKGLLTSLGNNIFGQKPQNIFLLKATYRFVF from the coding sequence GTGAAAAAACTAATCATATTCTTCACACCTTTATTATTATCATTTTTTGCTAATGCCCAAGATTCAACACAAATTGTAAAGAAGAAAATTTATGTAACAAAACGGGTTGAAGGAACAGCACCTCCTGAAGTTGATGGCCTATTGAATGACATGGTTTGGAATTCGGTTGAATGGGGAGGGGATTATATAGAACTCCAACCTGATGAAAACACCCCGCCCAGCGAGCAAACCAAATTTAAAATAGTTTATGATAGCAAAAACCTATATATAGGAGTACGTTGTTATGATGCGGATCCAAATAAAATTGAAAGGCGATTATCCAGGAGAGACGGTTTTGAAGGGGACTGGGTAGAATTCAATATAGACAGTTATCATGACAAGCGTACCGCTTTTTCTTTTACCGTTACCGCAGCTGGTGTTAAGGGAGATGAGTTTGTTTCAAATAATGGGAATAACTGGGACAGTAGCTGGAACCCAATTTGGTACACAAAAACAAATATTGATGAGGAAGGGTGGACTGCTGAAATAAGGATTCCACTTAGCCAGTTAAAATTTGGAGATGCAGAGGAACAAATTTGGGGACTACAGTCCACACGAATGTTTTTTAGAGAAGCGGAGCGTTCACTTTGGCAACGAAAACCTATAGACCAACCTGGATGGGTAAGCGAATTTGGTGAGTTGCACGGACTAAAAAAAGTGGAGCCCCAAAAGCAATTGGAAATTCAACCCTACACCGTCACAAGTGGGGAAACCTATGAGGCCGAAGACGGAAATCCCTTTAGGGATGGTAGTGAAAGTGACATTACAGTAGGATTGGATGCCAAGATTGGAATAACCAATGATTTAACTGTTGACTTAACGGTAAATCCAGACTTTGGACAAGTAGAAGCAGACCCTTCTGCCATAGCCTTGGACGGTTTCCAGATTTTCTTTAGGGAGCAACGCCCCTTCTTCGTAGAGAACAAAAATATCTTTGACTTTAATGTTTCGGAATCGGAAGCAGGGAATACCTTTGGATTTGATAATGTCTTTTACTCAAGAAGAATAGGTAGAAGTCCGCAGGGATCTCCAGATACCAATGATAATGAATTCGTAGAACAGCCAGATAATACACCTATCATTGGCGCCGCTAAATTTAGTGGTAAAACCAAGAACGGATTGGCCATAGGGGTTTTGGAAAGTGTTACTGCAAAACGTTATGCAGTAATTAGTCAAGAGGATGGAACGCGGAGAAAAGAAGTAGTTGAACCTTTGACAAACTATTTTGTCGGAAGGCTTCAGAAAGACTTTAACGATCGAAACTCATATATAGGTGGAATTTTTACGGCCACGAACAGGGATGATCTAACAACAGAACTGAACTTTCTCCATAAATCCGCTTATACTGGCGGGATTGACTTTAAACACCAATGGCACAACAGGGACTGGTATGTTGAAGGAAATGTCATAGTGAGCCATGTGATGGGAAGCGAGGAGGCAATAAAAAACACCCAAGAATCCATTACCCATCTTTTTCAACGGGTAGATGCGGACCACGTGGCCGTGGATTCCACTAGAACTTCACTATCGGGTAGTGGCGGAAATGTTCAAATAGGTAAAATAGGCAATGGTCATTGGCGGTTCGAGTCTGGAGGAACATGGCGTTCTCCAGAACTGGAACTCAATGACATTGGATTTCAACGCCAATCCGATGACATTCGCCATTATACTTGGATTGGATACCAAACGTTAAAACCTGATAGTACATTTAGAAGAGTGGGAATAAACTATAATCATTGGAGCACTTGGGATTTTAATGGAAACCACAATAGTTTGCGCTTTAACACCAACAGCTGGCAAAACTGGGCAAATAACTGGTTTTCAAATGTTGGATTCAATTATGCGCCTTTTCAATATTCAAATTTTGCACTTAGGGGCGGTCCGCGGTTAAGGTTGTCCCCAGAAATAAGTTTTTGGAACAGGGTCAGTACCGATGAACGAAAAAAATTATCCTTTAGCGTTTTCCACAGAGGAGAGAGGGCAATCGATAACTCATTCAAGTCTTATTTTGTTGAAGCGGGGTTTGCTTACCAGCCTATAAATGCATTGCGTATCTCCGCTTTTCCCTCATTGAGTACAAATAGGGACAAATTACAGTTTATCGATAATCTCGCTGAAGAAAATGGTTCACCAAGGTATCTCAACGGAGAGATTGAACAAAGGACCCTAAGTATGTCGTTTCGTTTAAACTATACGATAAACCCAAATTTAACCATTCAATATTGGGGACAACCATTTATTTCTAGAGGTCGATATTCAAATTTTAAACATGTTACTGCGGCAACGGCAGAACGTTTTGAAGATAGGTTTATACAGTACGAAGGAAATCAGGTCTCATTGGCTGATGATACGTATTCAATTGATGAAAATATGGATGGGGTCGAGGATTTTAGCTTTGATGATCCCGATTTTTCATTCGTGCAGTTCCGTTCCAATCTGGTCGTTCGATGGGAGTATATTCCTGGGTCGGAAATTTTTCTGGTATGGTCCCAAGATGTCTCAAGGGACGGAAATCCATCAAAAGGTTTATTGACAAGTTTAGGCAACAATATATTTGGACAAAAACCACAAAATATCTTCTTATTAAAGGCTACATATAGATTTGTATTCTAA
- a CDS encoding pyridoxal phosphate-dependent aminotransferase, with the protein MNNGIESIFKSYLEPKEVYRGGKNIPASNKKIYKLSSNENPLGASPKAVIALKKAAEILNVYPDQTDIRLREALVADFNTQLVADQFICGNSGSEIIDMLLRAFIKEGDEVIYSNPCFLPYSVFSRWYGAVQVDVPLLESDYSLDVEGIIRSITPKTKIIFLTSPNNPTGTYVPKPVLEDFLNRIPKNIVVVFDEVYRHFADAKDYVSALPFVKEGHNIIAINSFSKTYGLAGQRIGYCYSTATIANYIRQIHKPFLLPITSIEAAIGALSDSLFIENTVKTVREGRKYLSEAFTSLGIKFWHTQGNFFIVEPPIPEFDFTDKLMAEGIMVRPVSQFGAPGKVRITIGTQEANEALVNALKKIKPHTF; encoded by the coding sequence ATGAACAACGGAATCGAGTCTATATTCAAGTCGTATTTGGAACCGAAAGAAGTATATAGGGGCGGAAAAAACATACCTGCTTCCAACAAGAAAATATACAAACTATCTTCAAATGAGAATCCATTGGGAGCTTCTCCAAAAGCTGTGATAGCACTAAAGAAAGCTGCAGAAATTTTGAATGTTTACCCTGACCAAACGGATATTAGGTTACGGGAAGCTTTGGTTGCGGATTTTAATACTCAACTGGTAGCGGATCAGTTTATCTGTGGCAATAGTGGTTCAGAAATCATTGACATGCTGCTAAGGGCATTTATAAAGGAAGGCGATGAGGTAATCTATTCCAATCCCTGTTTTCTACCTTACTCCGTATTTTCAAGATGGTATGGTGCTGTACAAGTGGATGTTCCACTTTTAGAATCCGATTATAGTTTGGATGTTGAAGGAATTATCAGATCGATTACCCCTAAGACAAAAATTATCTTTTTGACCAGTCCAAACAACCCAACGGGCACTTACGTTCCAAAGCCAGTTCTTGAAGATTTTTTAAATCGAATTCCTAAAAATATTGTTGTTGTTTTTGATGAGGTGTATAGGCATTTTGCAGATGCAAAGGATTACGTTTCTGCCTTGCCGTTTGTAAAAGAGGGACATAACATTATTGCAATAAACAGTTTTTCAAAAACCTATGGCTTGGCGGGCCAACGGATTGGATATTGTTATTCAACGGCAACTATTGCAAATTATATACGGCAGATACATAAACCTTTTTTACTCCCCATAACTTCCATTGAAGCTGCAATTGGTGCTTTGAGCGATTCATTGTTCATTGAAAATACAGTAAAAACCGTTCGTGAGGGGAGAAAATATCTATCTGAAGCCTTCACTTCACTTGGAATCAAGTTCTGGCACACACAAGGAAATTTTTTTATTGTAGAGCCCCCCATTCCAGAGTTTGACTTTACAGATAAATTAATGGCAGAGGGGATTATGGTAAGACCTGTTTCACAATTTGGGGCACCGGGCAAAGTACGGATTACTATAGGTACGCAAGAGGCAAACGAAGCCTTGGTAAATGCACTCAAAAAAATAAAGCCCCATACTTTTTAA
- a CDS encoding lipocalin family protein: MKKSIIIVFLAIFTAFSCSTDNEDDSGNTQETTINLLGTWVLTDLRIDENTNDDDLNFAKQLLDAFSALDCDIVTFTFRNDNTVTSEDKTNFIIQNVTAGAGGLSVDCPTESVSETTTWSLDGDQLTFINDDLEEETITIELEDENTLIIAGSDINANNYTGADAVFTKQ; encoded by the coding sequence ATGAAAAAAAGCATAATAATTGTTTTTCTAGCTATTTTTACTGCATTTTCCTGTTCTACGGATAATGAAGATGATTCGGGTAACACACAGGAAACCACTATTAATTTATTGGGAACTTGGGTGCTGACCGATTTACGTATCGACGAAAACACCAATGATGACGATCTTAACTTTGCAAAACAACTCCTTGATGCCTTTTCTGCTTTGGATTGCGATATAGTAACCTTTACTTTTAGGAATGATAATACGGTAACTTCTGAAGATAAGACCAACTTTATAATTCAAAACGTAACGGCAGGTGCGGGTGGATTATCGGTTGATTGCCCAACCGAAAGCGTTTCAGAAACTACTACTTGGTCCCTGGACGGTGATCAGTTGACATTCATTAATGATGATCTGGAGGAAGAAACGATTACAATAGAATTGGAGGACGAAAACACTTTAATTATAGCGGGCTCAGATATAAATGCCAATAATTATACTGGTGCCGATGCAGTTTTTACAAAGCAATAA
- a CDS encoding flavin reductase family protein — protein MKVKTIDPNTISQPELHAYLLNAVAPRPICFASTVDLEDNVNLSPFSFFNVFSSNPPIMIFSPARSGRDNSLKHSHQNIKEVPEVVINIVDHSIIEQMSLSSTAYEKGVNEFTKSGLTEISSEKVRPPRVAEAPVSFECTVDQVIELAEKPGAGNLILAKVELIHINNKYLDEEGKLDPLKLDLVGRMGGSWYTRASGSSLFEIPKPIRSKGIGVDQLPESVRNSDVLTGNNLGRLGNLEKLPSLEEIEQVGNNDEIKMLKKKLSGTPERLKKELHWLSKQILENNDTEKALATLLYAEKLD, from the coding sequence ATGAAAGTAAAAACCATTGACCCCAATACAATATCACAACCAGAATTGCATGCATATTTGCTCAATGCGGTAGCCCCGAGACCTATTTGCTTTGCAAGTACGGTCGATTTGGAAGACAATGTGAACCTTAGCCCTTTTAGTTTTTTTAATGTCTTTAGTTCCAATCCCCCAATAATGATTTTCTCTCCTGCACGTAGTGGTCGCGATAATTCATTAAAACACTCCCACCAAAATATTAAGGAAGTCCCAGAAGTTGTTATCAATATCGTTGATCATTCAATTATTGAACAGATGTCCTTGTCCAGCACTGCATATGAAAAAGGTGTGAACGAATTCACTAAATCCGGGTTAACGGAAATTTCCAGTGAAAAGGTGAGGCCACCACGTGTTGCTGAAGCACCTGTTTCTTTTGAGTGTACCGTTGACCAAGTTATAGAACTGGCGGAAAAACCTGGTGCGGGCAATCTTATTTTGGCAAAAGTGGAACTGATTCACATCAACAATAAGTATTTGGATGAAGAAGGAAAATTAGATCCCCTAAAATTGGATTTGGTAGGAAGAATGGGGGGAAGTTGGTACACTAGAGCAAGTGGAAGTTCTCTTTTTGAAATTCCCAAACCTATCAGAAGCAAAGGCATTGGTGTTGACCAACTTCCAGAAAGTGTTCGTAACAGTGATGTCCTTACGGGCAATAATTTAGGTAGGTTGGGAAATTTGGAAAAGCTTCCCTCCCTAGAAGAAATAGAACAAGTGGGTAATAATGATGAGATAAAAATGCTTAAGAAAAAATTGAGCGGAACTCCTGAAAGGCTTAAAAAGGAACTTCACTGGCTATCTAAACAGATACTGGAGAACAACGATACTGAGAAAGCCTTGGCCACATTGCTATATGCTGAAAAATTAGATTGA
- the rplM gene encoding 50S ribosomal protein L13, which translates to MDTLSYKTISANKATVDKQWLLVDAEGETLGRFASKVARLLRGKHKPNFTPHVDCGDNIIVINAEKITMTGNKWEDKTYLRYTGYPGGQRSTTAKELLDKHPERIIEKSVKGMLPKNKLGAELFRNLKVYVGSEHGQEAQKPKAINLNDYK; encoded by the coding sequence GTGGATACATTAAGTTATAAGACTATTTCTGCCAATAAAGCTACCGTTGACAAACAATGGTTATTGGTTGATGCTGAAGGGGAAACGTTAGGAAGATTTGCGTCAAAAGTAGCAAGGTTACTTAGAGGAAAACATAAGCCAAATTTTACGCCCCATGTTGATTGTGGCGATAATATTATAGTTATCAATGCTGAGAAAATAACCATGACCGGCAACAAATGGGAAGATAAGACCTATTTACGCTATACTGGTTATCCTGGAGGACAGAGATCCACTACAGCTAAAGAGTTATTGGATAAACACCCCGAAAGAATCATTGAGAAATCGGTCAAGGGAATGCTTCCCAAAAACAAACTAGGTGCTGAACTTTTCAGAAACCTAAAAGTATACGTTGGATCAGAACATGGTCAAGAAGCACAAAAACCCAAGGCAATAAACTTAAACGACTACAAATAA